Genomic segment of Apium graveolens cultivar Ventura chromosome 7, ASM990537v1, whole genome shotgun sequence:
ATTAATATATCtagtttaataaattaattatttttgtattttattaaataCGTTAGATTAATCACCGATTGTCTAATTAATCACTGAAATGTTACTATACTGAATAATGTCAATTTCCGCTTTTTTGAACCATGCTTATaatttgaataaaataataagttgattttatttaaattccatagtttcaatttttttttattaacaAGAAAATCACTCCTATCCAAAACCTATATATCTCTTTCACTTGATGTTTAATTTGAAGAACATTTTACACAAATTTTGCGCGCGAAAATACAAAACTTATGAATCTTTGCCACTTCTATCTTCCACTATAATCTGATTATGGCAATTCTACAAACTGGGTTTCTTCCCTATAATCATCTTGTTTTCACAGACAATTTTTCCCCCATTTTTACTCCCCAAAAAACCAATCTTTTTTCGAAAAAATTGTCGAAAAATGAAGCCTTAACGGCTAGAAATCTTCATCTCAAACGCACAGCATTGTTAACTAAGAAGAACCCACATTCCCATTTGGGTTTAGAAGCTGATATTAAGAGAAGAAATTGTGATTATGAGGTTGAAGAAAGTGAGGAAAGTGGCTCTTTTTTGAACATTTTCGAGTCGAATTCGAGGTTTTTGTGTTATAATTGCAAGCAAGTTCATGGGTATTTTGTGAAATTAGGTGGGGGTAGTTGGAGTAGTTTGATTGGGAGTAAGATTGTGGTTTTGTATTTGAGGAGTGGTGGGTGTTTGGATGATGCACGGAAGGTGTTTGATGAATTGACTGAGAGGAGTGTGGGAGTTTATGCGGCGTTGATAGGATCGTATTGTCGGTGTGAAAAATGGGTGGAGGTTTTTTTTGTGTTTGGGTTGATGGTTTTTGATGGGGTGTTGCCGGATAGGTTTCTTGTACCGAGAATACTTAAAGCTTGTTCTGCGGTTAAGTTGGAGAGGGTGGGGAGAATGATTCATGGGTATGTTGTGAGGCGGGAGTTAGGGAGTGATGTGTTTGTGAGTAATGCGCTTATTGATGTGTATGCAAATTGTGGGAAATTGGGGTATGCTAGAAGTGTTTTTGATGTTATGCAGGAGAGGGATGTGGTTTCTTGGACTGCCCTTGTTTCGGCTTATATGGATGAGGAGCTTGTACATGAGGCTGAAGAAACTTTTAATTCGATGGAATTAAGTGGAGTGAAACCTGATTTGATATCATGGAATGCACTTGTTTCAGGGTATGCACGGAATGGAGAAGTTCATCGATCCATTTGTTGCTTGGAAGAGATGCAAGTGAATGGGGTGATGCCAAAGGTTACTTCGTGGAATGCAGTGATTTCGGGATGCGTCTACAATGGATGTTATGAAGATGCTTTAGTTGTTTTCTGTAAAATGTTATGGTTCCCTGAGAGACCTAATGCTGTGACAATAGCAAGTTCCCTATCATCCTGTGCAAAATTAGAAGATTTGGAAATTGGCAAAGCAATACATGGTTATACACTTAAACGAGAACTTCATCAGAATGAACATGTGGTGGGAGCGCTAGTTGATATGTATTCTAAATGCACCAGAAATGATTGTGCGGAGAAAGTTTTCCTAACTGCGGGAACCAAGAACATTGTCATGTGGAATGAAATGATTGCTGCTTATGTAAATGTAGGAAAAATGGACAGTGCACTGCAATTTCTTAGAACTATGCAAAATGATGGCATAAGACCTGATGAATTCACCTATAACACGTTGCTTGCTGGACTTGCAAGAAATGGTTACAAGAACGAGGCATATGCCCTTCTATCAGAAATGGTATCAACGAATTTAGAGCTCGACGTTGTTTCTTTTAATGTTCTGATAAATGGGTTTCAGCAAGCTGGGCTTAGTCGTGAAGCTCTTAAATTGTTTCGTAATATGCAATCACCTACTATAGGTTGGTTACCCAATCAAACGCCAAATTGGTCGGTAAGACCAAATGTTGTCACAACAACGGGTTCTCTTGCAGCTTGTGCTGATCTGCTTTCACTGCAGCAAGGAAAGGAAATCCATGGTTATATTATCAAGAACGGATTTGAAGACAACATATTTGTACAATGTGCATTGGTTGACGTGTATGCAAAATGTCATCAAATTGGTTCGGCAACAAAGGTTTTCTGGAACATGAAGGATAGAAACACAGTAACATGGAATACTATAATTTCTGGCTTCATTAAGAATTCACAACCTGGGAAGGCTCTCGAGTACTTCAGCCAAATGCTTCGTGAGAGTATCGAGCCAACCTCAATAACCTTTATGATTCTAATCACAGCATGCGGTGAAATGGAAGATCTAAATCTGGGAAAACAGTGTCATTGTTATATTTTGAAGAGTCTGCTTTCTGAACACAAGAATGCTCTTGTACATGCTCTTAGAATCATGTATGAAAAATGTAACTGCACAGAGGACGCCACGTTGGTCTGCGATTCAAAATGACTAGAAGTTCTTGGTATGTTACTTTCATTTACTAGAACTAAACGTTAGTGAACTCCCATTATCCCATACTCAAATTTAAACAGAGCAAAAAAAAATTAGGCTTTAATTTCGCAAAACAAGGAATAAGCAGATGATTTAAAGTCTCAACCATCAATCTGGATGATCTTGAAGAAAGATGTCGGAGAGAATTTTTAACAAGGGAAGTCTTAAGTGTAGCTGAAGCACTCTACAGGGACTGTTTTGACAAAAAACTAAATTACTAAGTTTACCAATGATAGCTTTAGAGAGAAAGGTGTGGCTAGCTTTAGAGCTTCTGTTATAGAAAACACTCATTCAACACAAACCCCAGCTCAAACTCTTAGCCTAACATCAACTGTGTCGACGAATTCCGTAAATGGATAGGTTAAAGAATGTTTTGGAAAGAATCCTGTGTCGAGGACCGATGTGAAACACATGACTTTTTACTACACCCACGAATACATCGGTTTTTAGCATGTGTAGCTCTTGTTTATTGACGATTTTCTTTTTACTACACCCACAAATACATCGGTTTTTAATATGTGTAGCTCTTGTTTATTGACGATTTTCTTTTTACTACACCCACAAATATATCGGTGTTTAGCATGCGTAGCTCTTGTTTATTGACGATTTTCTTGCGGTGGTCAACTTCCGTGCATCACTGCATCCTATATCATCGAAACAATCTTCAACCGGATATGTTGTGTTACTAACCTTACCAAACAACTGGATTGAGCTAAATCCAACTTTGGCTGGATCTAACTTtcattaaaattataaaaaataagaTAAGTTAATGTGTTTACGTATCACAACACTTGTAGATATTAGAACCAAGCAAAATGACTAGTGACAATTATGTCATCCACTCGAATTTATCAAATCAAAATTAATAACATATCAAGTAAATATACCGCTAGAATGAAGGCAAATAATTACCAACAATACttgaaataaaacaaaaacaacaCATGACATAAAACTTTTAAACCAGTTCAAGAGTCAAGACAATATTTTAAAACATAGGAAACACTGACAAGCAGCACCACACATAACTACCATAGATGAGACTCCACTGCCTGGACGGGCAGAATTTATTCTCAGACCACAAAGACAATTCAAAACACCAGATTCCGACACCAGACACCATCTTATCCAACCGCAAACACACAAACAGAAGGAAAAAGAACACAAATGAAGCAAAAGAGCAAAACACCCAACATGGAAAGAACATGGGCTTATTCGTCTTCGGTTTCAGATTCAGCACTCTGAAGCCACTCAACAAATGGTTTAACATTCTTCCACATCGCAGAGCCTTTATTACCGCCATTCAGGCCCTTCTCATACCACTCCACAATAAACTCTTCCTCAAGCACATCATTGTCATAGAGAACTTTCAGAGCCAACGCCACCTCCTTCACGGCCTCTGCACTGGCTTTCACACAAAATGCTTCTAGGGCATTAAGTAAAACAAGTTGAGATCCTTCATTCTGAGTAATAGCTGCTAGATAGTTTTTCTTCTTAGTTACTTCCTTCGAAAAACCTTTCCCAGCTCCATCAAACATGGCTTCAAAGAAGGCATCAAAAACTTGCTGAGTTGTACCTGAGAGGGTATCCAGAAAAGGATTCAACTTGCTTGCCGGGGAACCCTTTTTGAGGTAATCCTTAATCTCAAGTACAAGCTTCTCGTGGGGGCTGCTAGAATTTGCAGATGCACCATTCGAGCCATTGACTTTGGGTTTCTCTTCACGAGTTGGAGAGTATTTTCCAGACTTTGGCTTCTCCTCGGTGGTATTTAGCATAACCATGCCAGCAGTCACAGCACTAAGCTGTTCTTGGATCCTCTGTTTAGCCGCTTCAGCTGAAGTATCAGTCTGCCATTGgatgtcatcatcatcatcatggtcaaccactgcttcaatttcatcaACCTGGCTTCCAGCAGGAGAGTTATCCTCGTCAGATACATTTGCTTTCTTCTTGCTTACTGCTTTAGAAGAGCCATCCTTAGTGCTTCCTTTCGGCTTTACACCTTCCTTTTTCAGCTTCTTCTGCTCTTCATCCAAAGCCTCACCTGCTTTTATTCGTTCTTTCTCAGCTCTCCTCATTGCTTTCTTGTCTTTACCCCCCTTCTTCTCAGGAGGATTCTTGATGATGAAGGTTGTGAGCTTGTCTCTCATATCAACATCTGACAAATGTCCACATGCAGCACATTTCAGAGTAACCatttgtgtttttgtgataatgATCTCAGTCTCAGGGTTACCACATCCATAACACTGAACATATTTCTTGATAAAGTTCTCCAGAAGGCCAGCGAGTTTGGCAGTGTCATGAGCCCCATTAACATGTGAAGTTGCAGTTTTCTCGTCGTACTTGGACTGAGCTCCAAGCTCACAACCAAAATACTTGGTTGTATAAGCAGCAGGCCTACCCAAGGCCTTGGCAATATCAACCATGTTGACAACATTAGTCTTGATGCCATTTCCTCGGCCTTCAATCTTTGTTATCATTCTTGGCATCTTATACCTGTAGAAGGCATCATCTTTGTTCCCAGCACCAATGTTCTGCAAAGCCATCTTTAAAGTAAACTCCGGAAAATAAAATATTAGAGAAGGTAAAAGGAAACTGTTTTAAATAAGGCAGCCTCTTCAATAGTTGGACAAGGTCGCATAAATTGGCAACCCTCGAAGTTTCTGTTGTATCCCTGATGTGCCTCAAAATGCATACAGCCAACTTTATCCTTAATCCTTGTTGACGGAGAATATTCACCTTGCAACCCAAATGTTGACAAAAACAGGGTGGCCTGTTCAGACATAAAAGAAGCTTCTGACTTACAAAAACTACACTGTGGCTAACAAGGTTGCAGATTAACCTTAATGTATcctgaaaataaataaaacaagaAGTCAGATATTGTCGATATTTAAGATAAAGAAACAATTGCAGAAAACAATATTCATATCTCAGTAGTATACTACTTCCATTTCCATAGctaacaaaacaaaaaaaaaatcatcAGATAGATTGCATGATATGGCACAGACGCAGGATTGTGCTAAAGACACAAATATATGATTGGGTCAACTTCGAATCCAATCCGAATAAACATATAATCTGATATCATCTTATCTGTTTCCGAATATCAGAAATAATCATGTCAGTCCAAAAACAAGTAGATATACAATAAAAGGCCGTTGAATTACCAAAAAAACTAAAAATTTCAAATTACATGTTCCCGCGAAAGTTTATCCATACCCAGCAACATCATTTAACAGTTTTAAGCAATACAAAAGCAGGCTAAATCCCATTTTTAAAGCCCAATGCTGCTTAAACATGCCTTTTAGGTTAAACTCATAAAGACTGACAAAAATTCAGCATATATACACAACTAAAACACAcaaatatatattcgtataatGCAGAAACAAAAATCTACAAACATaataacaataacaataacatCAAAGTGTACTAGGCGGCAGCAATCCAACAAAGACACACACATATACCTTTACCGATTTAAATCAACAAACTAAATTTACAGTTACCGAAAAATTCACAAGACAAAAATTAAAATCAAACACTTACCACTCAAAATCTCAATACCAAAACCTAGAAACTAACAACTCTTCACTCCGATTTCGATAATTACAAGCAACATCCAAACAACACATGGATTCAATATAATACTGTAATCGAAACCATTCGATAAAAACAAAACCAAATAAACACTTGCCGAATCAGAAACTCGATACAAAAACCTACAAATCAGTAATAACTTACCACTCAATATCGAAAATCACATCAGTTGATCGAATTAACAAATCGATCAATCCGCAGAGTCAATCCAATCAATTTAGAACATAACAATACAATACAAAACATAGATCTACAAAACGACAGCGTTTAACACATATCAAAACTCGAAACAGTTGAATTGATTAACAGTTTTGAGTATTAAACATGAACAGATATTAATTGAACTAGATTTATCATCATATTACAGATTATAATAACAAAacaattaaaaattataattattgagggggagggagagagagatagagagggagagagagagagagggagagagagggagagagggagagagagggagagagagagagagggagggagagagagagagagggttagggtttgagagagagatacctgagagagatgagagagagagaggagagatgAAAATATGTAAGGAGAGATTGTTGATGCGGCGAGAGAGATATGAAGGGAGAGAGATGTGTGTAGAGTGGATGGGGTctatatatagatatatacaaACCCTGTACGTAAAGGATTTGGGCTTTGTTTACCTAGGGCTGCCTTCCTCACCGCCTCTCTGTCTCTTTTACTTTTCTACTTAAACCTAATTATTTGcgattattatttatatataatctCTTCATAATTGTCTTTTCAATATAAAAAATATTGGATATGCTCGATCCTCTTTTATTTTGCGAAATGTTATTTTCAGAATAAATTTTTTATTTCCAGAACTGAAAAAGTATGAAAAGATAAAATTATCCCTCACATTATTTTTTTTCGTTTATTGTTACTCTGTATGTATGGGGCAGTTTTGTCTTTTCATGCTTTGTTTGTTGTGAAAATTAAAAATCAACAATGTAAATAGCATTTTCCATCTTCTTGCGGTTCGAATTCAATTCTCGCTCCATGCtcaatttatattaattttgtaatttatCTCTCTTGATAATCATCTTTTCAATATCAAAAAGTTTAAATATCCTGATtctattttattttgaaaaatgttATTTCCAGAACAAATTTTTTATTTTCAGAGCTGAAAAAGCATGAAAAGATGAAACAATTCCTCGAATTATTATTTTTCGTTTGCTGATATTGTGAATGCTGGGGTAATTTTATATTTTCATGCTTTGTTTGCCCCGGAAATTAAAAATAAGCACCGTAAATAGCATTTCCCATCTTCTCGCGGTTCGAATTCAATTTTCGCTCCATGCtcaatttatattaattttgtaattGTTATCACAATAAATGAATATGCaaataaaataaatgaataacgataaataatttttataaaaatgtgtATTTAGTATTAACTTTAAAGTTATATTGAAAGCAAAAGCTCAACTTTGCCCGCAAGGTTGGCTCAGTTGAttaaagaaaggaaaactaaccTCATGGTCACAGGTTCgagaggagaatttatgattatgcctaaTGAGccagagtctgtcgcttaaatgcgatttaccttagttcacgtggtttgcagacTATTACGTGAACCAGTAGcgtttacccagtgcgcacccgaagggtagcggctgcgggttacctacgataaaaaaaaaaaaCCCAACTTTTGTATATATTTTATTTCCATCTCAATAAagatatttaattcaaaaattggTATAGATCATTTACAGTAGCAAAATAGGAAAATTATATGTAATGATATTCAAAATATATTTTGTGTTAAAATTGCAGTTATAGAAAAGTTTATTTACTATCTTGTCTTGATTATAAAGGTTAGTAGTTGGGATGGAGAAAGGGATTAAGAGATAATTCTAGCTGAAAAAGACTTGAGGAGAGGGCAACTTCACATATATTTGGAAACTTCATATCTTGGTTTATCTTCTATGAAGAGCATGTAAATAGCAACAATTGAACTTTcacaaaattcaacaaaaataACATTCAGAATGTCTCAAGATTATAAAAGCTAGGTTATTaaaagattgatttcttgttggTTTGAAGTCCAGATAACTTTCTTAAAATGGCAACAAACAAGAATTATTTCAAAGAGCAAGAGAATATGGATAAATTATAAAGCATATTCTTCCATGGTAGAAATGTTAAAACCTTTCTTCCTACCTGGGATAAACAAGGATTTTGATACAGGGAGGACATGATGATATTTACGGAACCGATCCAAATTGCTTCAATTTTCGAGAATTAAACCGGGACTAATTTTCCCTAGGTCCGCCACTTTCAAAGATTGCTTACAGTGTCGCATTTTGCATGTTTATCGGGGAGGAAATTGCAAGTATTAGATACACTAGGCATACAAAATTACTTTTTGCTATATGCATACAACCATATTCTGACTGAAATGGCAAAAAAACTATATTTGGCCGCATAACTAAATCTTATCGACTCTCTGTGCATATCCAAGACATCAAGTTAGCTGCAAGTCATTATCGTTACTCATGCTTAAGTTAGAAACTGGAGCATGAGATTAACCGTAATTTCTCTCACCGGGCATGTATATTTTTATAGACGGGAAAAGATTAAACAAAAACATCATATGATTGGCATATAGCACATATGTACATTGCCTTGGGAAGAGCAGCTTGGTGAGATGGATATAAAGTTAAATCACACTGGTCCCGGCTCGAGTAATTCTTTGAGCTTCTTCCAGGTCCTTTAGAAACCTACACACACAATTAAAATACGAGATGTATGGAATTAGTTAACAGGTCAAATTAACGCAGTAAATACTTCCAACCATATCAAAAGTATGATATTTCCACAACTTTAAGTACATATATTACAGACCTCTTAGAATTAAGAACTGCGGAACCACCAAGTATAAAGCGAATCCCAGAATTAGTGGCATTCTGTAAAGCAACTGAACGTGATTCCTCAAATGTTGTTCCGCCAATAATGAAAATCACAACCTCCTGCGGCCTAACAGCAGTGAAAATGTTCCCCAAATAACAATACAGTTAAGTATCATCACATAGTCATAGGTATCATACCAATAACTGAAGAGAGAAATGAACATAACCTAGACATTGTCTAGCAACTActgcatacaaaaagaaaaatTGGCCAGAAAATATACCAAAGGAAGAGTAAACAAAGAGTAAATTAATTAAGCTTGTAAGCTCTAGGTGCCAACTACAAAATGAGTGAAAAGTTAAACTTGTATAATTAAGTCCTGCCAATTGAAATGAATTACGAGATTAGGAGTGAACACAAAAACTCTTACTTCAGAAATACATATATCTCAAATAAAATGTGAAACTAATGTTTTAAAACATTTTGGCTGGACAACTAGATATCATAAACAACTATGCAAGGACTTGCTATGGGAACACACATATTCACTCACACTCTCATTCACACATAACCACTGCAGATTCAAGTTGTCATGCCTTCTACTGATGCTTTATATTCTACGACTTCATTTTCAAATTCTCAAGTTTACAAGAATGAAGAAGCATTATTTCTACTCCCTTCTCATGAGTTTTTAAAGGTGCAAAAGCTGAGGAAAGTAAAGGGAAGCAAAGTAAAAAATTAAGTGTAGTGGATAAACTCAATCATGTATTCCTGATTTCCTAGGTTTTAACGGGTTGTAACAGAGGGGACACGAACATAGATAAAGATCAATATGAATGATAGAAGCTTATATTGGAATTAGGAAATATTTTAAAAACCACTCGTTCACTATACCTTCCCTTCATCTCCcccttgaaataaaataattatagtGAAAGGAAATAGCCATCTCTTACTTCTCTTCCCCTCTATCAAAAGTTTTGCAGCCCGGAAATAAGTAAGAATTTACCAAGTTTATTTGTTTACATCTTCTTTTCTCCCGCTTCAAAGCTCGAGAGTTTGGTGTAAAATAAAACCAAGTCAATAACAAATACTCTCTTAATTCCCTTCACATGGCAACTACAGAGGCCCAAGGAAAAATAAAAACACAATTGATGCAACTATGACCAGGATAGCTGgtattttctatattttaatGTTTAACACTTTCTTTACCTAAATACACgccattattttaaaaaattgtaTTATAAAAGGATCATACAACATATAAAACTGGCATGAATCATATTTGAGCAATTATCAGTACTGGGAAAGCACAGGGCGAGATTATATAACAAGCTCGCTCAACCAAAAATTCAACAGAGAAACAGGACAGACCTGGCCTGCTGAAAATGATTTCCGACAAAAGGATAGTCCACATCTCTCAATCTACCCTTTGTGATGCTTTCCATGATTTGAAACACTAGAGGCTGGTGTTGTGTGTACACATTTTCAACCCCCTGTGAACAGTAACTTAATTAGTATAAAGCATCTACCAACAGTATTATATAAAGACAAAGGAGGGACTTAACCTTGAGCCCACGAGCCATGTTACGAGCAATATTAAGAAGATCTCGGTTTCCATAAAGATCCCCAGTCCGCTTATCAGTACCAGCTTGCTTCAAAAGAAACTGGACAAGCTGCCAATTCACCAAAGTCAATTTAGTAAAAGAAATCAGGTTTTCTACAGTTTGCAacaattaatttcttaattatCCACTAAACCTTGGTTCCAAATTCCAACTGCGTCTCTAATATATTGAAAATCCTTTAGTTAGCTGTTTAGAAGTAAGTTTTTGCATCGAACATTAAAATCAAAGTCCGATCATCCATGTCAGTAGCTCAGATCACCATCAGTAAAACTAGGTGACCTAAATTAATGGCAATTCTGGTACCTAATTTTAGGAGATGAAAAGCAAGCCTGTACCATTATTGACAATCACGGCATAGAATCAGTAAATCCCTTCATTGACACATGGTGAATTTAGGGAAACAAAACTTAATTTTATAACCCCTCAAAAGGGTGGAATTCAAATCCTACCGAAATAAATTTCACATTTCAGGTGAATTTGGAGAGATTTTGCCATTTGAATTAAATAAACTTATTCATTTGTCTTTCTTCACGTAATACATTCATCTGAATCGAACAAACAGAACCCAGAAATATATGCACATGCAGTGTAAATCACGGAATTAAATTTTGTAAATTGGATTTCAATATTATTACCCCAGGCTTGTACTTGGGAGATCGAGAAGCCAGTTTATTAAACAGCTGCATCAGCTGAACAGGGCTCTCCTTCTCATAACGCAAAGCATACAGCATGACTAGTCGTAGACGATCGATATCAGAGACACTTTCATTATTCAAAAGATTTGTCACTGCCTGTAGGGGAAAAAATTAAGTTAGATAATCATGCAAGCCGTTCAATATATCGGAACAACAATTCTAAACTACATGTATGTAGATATAGACAACTATCACATTACAAGGTACTGTTAAGAAAAATCTTATTTCATGGAAATACAATGATGCCTACAGAAAAATCTTAGTCACTTGTGCAGCTCCTCTGATATATATGTAATTCGTAGTCATGGTTCACATTGAGAAACAATAACATGACATCTACCATATCCCTGAGTCCCGTAAAACATTCACAAACATCTACAATTCACACATTCGTGGATAAGAAGCTAGATCAAACTGAATTTTCCAACCATCCTCTGTATATCCTTAGATCGGAAACCTAAATCATGCAACTTAGTATCCTGAATGCTATTAGTCCAATTTAGCAAAAAAGCTTTAAACTACTTACCTGACAGTATTTTAGAACGCATTGTAAAAGCTTCCCCAGATACCTACTTAGTAACAGAACGAAAGCTATTAAAAAGGCTGTTGATACAGCCTGTAGGGAGCATCTAATAATGAAATAAGTAAATAACCTATCTAACAGTCTTGGCACTCTCCCTACGTAAGATGTTATTCCCTCTTTACAAGTAATATATATCAATTACTAACAGATCTACATATAAACGAAAATCAACATCAACCGGATACATATTTTAAAAATGCAAACATGtcactaatttttttttaaaaaccagACAACCTCAAATGCTGCTCCTTGGCCTCCATTGCAAGCCAGTTCTTGTTCTGCTTGAGAAACTACCATCAGTTTCCGCTCTTCAACTATTTTGCTCATTTCTGTAACCAAGGTTACGTGTTTTGAAACATTGCCATGCATTTTTCTATATTCTGGATAGTTGTCAACAAATTTGGCCATGTCCTCTGCAGAACTCAAAGAGTTGACAGTCAAAAAATGTACCAAAATCAGAGAACTTGGCATGGTATGACAAGAATGGAGAGGGTAGCATGGTGTGACAAGTGAGAA
This window contains:
- the LOC141674970 gene encoding pentatricopeptide repeat-containing protein At1g19720-like, which gives rise to MAILQTGFLPYNHLVFTDNFSPIFTPQKTNLFSKKLSKNEALTARNLHLKRTALLTKKNPHSHLGLEADIKRRNCDYEVEESEESGSFLNIFESNSRFLCYNCKQVHGYFVKLGGGSWSSLIGSKIVVLYLRSGGCLDDARKVFDELTERSVGVYAALIGSYCRCEKWVEVFFVFGLMVFDGVLPDRFLVPRILKACSAVKLERVGRMIHGYVVRRELGSDVFVSNALIDVYANCGKLGYARSVFDVMQERDVVSWTALVSAYMDEELVHEAEETFNSMELSGVKPDLISWNALVSGYARNGEVHRSICCLEEMQVNGVMPKVTSWNAVISGCVYNGCYEDALVVFCKMLWFPERPNAVTIASSLSSCAKLEDLEIGKAIHGYTLKRELHQNEHVVGALVDMYSKCTRNDCAEKVFLTAGTKNIVMWNEMIAAYVNVGKMDSALQFLRTMQNDGIRPDEFTYNTLLAGLARNGYKNEAYALLSEMVSTNLELDVVSFNVLINGFQQAGLSREALKLFRNMQSPTIGWLPNQTPNWSVRPNVVTTTGSLAACADLLSLQQGKEIHGYIIKNGFEDNIFVQCALVDVYAKCHQIGSATKVFWNMKDRNTVTWNTIISGFIKNSQPGKALEYFSQMLRESIEPTSITFMILITACGEMEDLNLGKQCHCYILKSLLSEHKNALVHALRIMYEKCNCTEDATLVCDSK
- the LOC141672800 gene encoding putative eukaryotic translation initiation factor 5-2; its protein translation is MALQNIGAGNKDDAFYRYKMPRMITKIEGRGNGIKTNVVNMVDIAKALGRPAAYTTKYFGCELGAQSKYDEKTATSHVNGAHDTAKLAGLLENFIKKYVQCYGCGNPETEIIITKTQMVTLKCAACGHLSDVDMRDKLTTFIIKNPPEKKGGKDKKAMRRAEKERIKAGEALDEEQKKLKKEGVKPKGSTKDGSSKAVSKKKANVSDEDNSPAGSQVDEIEAVVDHDDDDDIQWQTDTSAEAAKQRIQEQLSAVTAGMVMLNTTEEKPKSGKYSPTREEKPKVNGSNGASANSSSPHEKLVLEIKDYLKKGSPASKLNPFLDTLSGTTQQVFDAFFEAMFDGAGKGFSKEVTKKKNYLAAITQNEGSQLVLLNALEAFCVKASAEAVKEVALALKVLYDNDVLEEEFIVEWYEKGLNGGNKGSAMWKNVKPFVEWLQSAESETEDE